A genome region from Thermoanaerobaculum aquaticum includes the following:
- a CDS encoding proton-conducting transporter transmembrane domain-containing protein encodes FKACLFLGSGSVIHALGGEQDMRKMGGLKRHLPTTYWTFLVATLALAGIPVFSGFFSKDEILGRVFAAGMGDLNG; translated from the coding sequence TCTTCAAAGCCTGCCTGTTCTTGGGCTCCGGCAGCGTCATTCACGCCCTGGGTGGGGAGCAGGACATGCGCAAGATGGGGGGCTTGAAGCGGCATCTTCCCACCACCTACTGGACGTTCCTGGTGGCGACCCTGGCTTTGGCCGGTATCCCTGTGTTTTCCGGGTTTTTCTCCAAGGACGAGATTTTGGGGCGGGTGTTTGCGGCTGGCATGGGGGATCTCAACGG